TTCTTCGATGTTCATTTGTTTCTGAATAAGGGAAAATAATAATGTCAACCTTAGGAAACGTCTTCAAATTCAGCCCTTTTTCATTTTCTAGTCATTAACACTCAGGCAAACAACACTGTTAAACACATAGAAAGTGCAAAGTAATTCACAGCATCTTAAATGGATTGACATTACTCTTGTAAGAACATGATGCCTTCATGTGTCCCATGACAATACAGATAAATAATAGGCAAATCTTGCACAGAACTATTCAGTTACCATAGATTTATGCTGAAAAGAAAGCAGTTGAAATTGTTTTATCTAAAGCTGTAATAACTTTAGTGTCTCTTTGAATCTCTCATAAGTAGCCTTAAGTGGAACCAAACCTATTTTAGAAGGGTTATTTTCCATAAACTTTCTCTAAATAAACTAtgagaatatacattttttaattcaaaacatTCCTTAtatgaatatttgtatttatctatatgaCAGAGAGATGCCATATTTCTTAACTTAAAACTTGCATTTTCATAGAAACAGTGCCTCTAGAGGGCAAACATTCATATACTACAGCAGGGATACAGAAGGCAATATTGCAAGAAGATACCATATTCCAAGAAGATTAACAGAAGTGACTCTATGGGGCTCATAGCatgcaatcagtgattggcttttttctgCCAGCTGCAGGTTGTAGtagccttaagggtgaagacacagtgggctactagtagcagctactttttcaaggctactaaacaccagaaaataccctgccatagacaatactgagaattgcctctgctaaaacacacgtaaccacgacatgtagctgctactagcagctctgtgtgtcttcaccataaagaagaactaaagactaacaaaaaactaacaaaaaaatagggcagaaatgctgcacattatgttttaggcttctgtaccagcccgaggcaaccatagccctttatcagggaagatctgtgcccccagagaACACGCTCTgttctgctgtcacttacctgagcttagggacccactcacaatttactgtatatacacaatataccgtatatactcgagtataagccaagtttttcagcacgaaaaatgtgctcaaaaactcagcctcggcttatactcgagtatatacggtaactgccAGAACCAAAGCAATAAGAAAGCTAACACTGTTTACATTCGGCGCGCGCACATGCCCGTATATGCGCACGCGTTCATGCAGCCCCCCGTGAACTTACCCGgcccccctgctgcgtcctctctcacacCGGGCAGCTGAGAAAGAAGACGCTGCGGGGAGCGGTAAGAGGAAGTGCGCGCGCAAAGTTAGATCTTCTCTGCATCCTCTCTCTCAGCTCCCTGCAGCGTCTTCTTTCTCAGTTGCCCGgtgtgagagaggacgcagcaggggggcCGGGTAAGTTCACGGGGGGCCGCATGAAGGCGTGCGCATATACGGGCGAGTGAAGGCTCTGATACGCACCCAGGGGGGCTAGTGCCAGTGAAGGGGCCGCACGAACGCTCACACATACGGGCGAGTGAAGGCTCTTCTTAGCACACACGGGGGGTGCCAGTGAAGGCTCTTAGCACGCACGGTGGGGGGATCTGGGTTGGTGCCAGTGAAGCCTCTTCTTAGCATGCACGGGTGCTGAGTAACTGCTTGTGTGCGGCTACTAAAGCAAGCAACCTGGTACCCAAACAAATGTCAATTCCCTACTTGCTGTAAACAATATATTGGATTTAATACTTTAGTCCTGTGATGGGTGCAGTTTAGATGGAGCAGGACTCTTTCAAGGGTATAGCAGTGATTTTTAAACTGTGGGGTTGTCCCTAGGAGGACACAGCATCTTAGCTGGGGGCCCAcattgaaggccagttagggatgGATTTAAATGAAAAGCCTCTTTTCTCTCAGACCAGCTTTAGTGTCAGAGTGAGATTTATGGTTAACAAATGCACACCAGTGCTGGCAAATGAAAGCACTGACTGGGTCTTTTGGCAGTTGATCAAGTGATCTACTGCATGCCCAGTACTATGTCATTATTGTATGATAGGATTTTTCAGCAAGCAGATTCCAGCCAAAATGTTTTTGACCAAGGTTTGACAAGATATCTGGTCAGTTGTATGAATGTgttgtaactcttcaaggcaggagggtgaaagggtcctccatccacctttccctaatctgcagctgccagcatgatatatttatgaagagttcacagggggtcacgctgagtgtccttttattatttatttgattattgaaacttagcagtagcggttgcatttcccaccataggcttatactcgagtcaatacgtttttccagttttttcaggtaaaattaggtacctcggcttatattcggatcggcttatactcgagtatatacggtaaatgtcacaatacaaggctgattagtacttCATGTAGATCCACATTACATGGGAGATTTGTAATAATACATTTACTCTTTCTTTTTTCCAACTTAAAGAACAAGTTGCAGTTTGTGGTTTCAAACACGTTCAAACTACAGTGGGCATTTAGAGAAACAGATGTCTGTGATATACAAGTAAAAGGAACAGAGAgggaaaagaagaaggaagagacaAGGCAGGGTGCCAATACATAAACAATACAGTTGATAACACATTGCATAATATTAAATCATACCATTgttgggtgtgttttcttcatgAAGATCTTTAACCCTTCTGGAAAGGCCTCTCGGTGGTTTGTTGGGGTAATCAGTAGTATCAGATTCTTTTGAATCATCAAAAGATACTGAGTGGCTCATCCTGTCTCTCGATCTGTTAGAAATTCGCTGGCTTTCCAAACGTTTTAGTTTTCTAGTATTGATTGCGCGTGATATATATACAGAGGAATGTTGGGAACCCTGGAAGTACAGTGCAAGTATAACcagaaatagaataaaataaatataaagccaAAATGAGCATGAAATGAAAGCAATGATCTGTGTCTCTCCATAAAAGCATTTGGAATAATATGTCACCTTTTCTTGCCAATCAAATCCCAACCAGACCATTTGAGAACCAAAGTGACCATTTGTGACCCTCCATAAAAGTATTTGGAATTATATGGCACATTTTCTTGCCAATCAAATCCCAACCAAACCATTTGAGAATCAAAGTGACCATTTGTGACCCTCCATAAAAGCATTTGGAATTATATGGCACCTTTTCTTTCCATTTTGAGATCCGTTCACTGCATGGGTGGGGCGACAAAGACCTTCCTTCCAGTTCTGCAAGGGTTGATAACAGTTTGAAGTGATTTGcttccaacaaatgtatttttaagtttGTCTACAAAAAAGGGGTAATAAATAGGTTTAGCAGATAGAAGGAATTACTATTTAAACCCTCCTGAGTGCTTATCAATCAGACCCAACATAAAACTCCCCAGCTCTATGAATCTGGTAGCCTTAAATAATTACAGAAGCAAGAGGAATCTTGAATGATAACCCCCATATCACCAATAAGTCAGCCTTCTGGCAGTTATCTAGAACAGAGTGTTTACTGTTCAGATTTGACTTTAAAATTAAACCCCGATGTTCCTGGGCTAGCATGCTTTAAAACTCGATAAAATTAGTGTATGTTTGAAGTTAAACCCAACCACATTCTGCATAGGCAACTGAGAATGGGCCTAGGGTGGTAGCTTTGGGGGGTAAGTCCTTGGGTGCCTATACCCAGAGCAGAGATGGAGTATGGAACTCCTTTCTTTCGAGATCACTGCATGCACAAAGACTTCCTGTGTATGTGCCAGTTAGGGAGGCGAGAGGGCAGGCAGCGTGCCCCTATAAATACAGTTCTGCCCCCTTTAAACAAGCCAATATTAGTGAACATACCTCTTCTAGAAGAATAATggtgttttcttcattttttacatctgaaaaTGCTGGATTATCTACATAAGCCTTTAGCATTTTCTCCAGTCCTAAAACAAACATAGACAATCCGATGAGTGACGTGCATGCTGGCGCAATGTAAGATAATCTTTAGGGTTATCTCAAGATGTCAGTATGCATATATGGGTGCACCTATGCTACTGTGTTTCCCCTAAAATAAGatactgtcttatattttttaagctccaaaatatgcactaggtcttattttcaggggatgtcttatttttccatgaagaagaatacagtacacatttattccatcgtttgggcaaAATTTAttgcccagccctaggtgggtgtcttattttcggggggtgccttattttccgaggggggtgaaaaatcggggggttgccttactttcggaggatgtcctattttcggggaaacagggtatgtCCATATTTACTCAAGAACTATTGTCAGCTAGAGAATGGGATACAAAGAAGTTGTACAATGAAGACATAAGACTGGCCTTTAGCAGGTTCATACAAGCAAATACATACATGGTGCAACAACCCCATGCAACATTCACAGCCCCTCAGTGCTACAGTTGTCTGATTAGTGTATTGTGTAGAAAAGTCAAACAAGACTAGAGGTAAATTAAGTACAGATTGATGAATCACCCAGTCCTACCATCCTTGTCCTTCTGTGCCTTATCAATGTCACCCTGCAGTCTCTCAAGTTTCATGTTAATGGAAGCTATCCTTCTTTCCTTGTCCATTATAACAGAACTGTCTTCCTCCTATCAAAACAAAGTGATTATATTGTTATTTGATTTACTCTGCCAGCGAGATGTATTGCATAAAGTGAGTTTATTTATTAAACCTCATATCAGACACTGGGAGGATGAAGCtgaaaaatactgcattttttCGCTAATAATGCAACTGCCCTATTCCTTAATTTAATATACCTTTGGAGCATATTAAGGTTTATTACCAAGAGTAAACCTTCGTTTGAAATTTTTTAGCAGGGTTAGGGCTTAGTATGGTTGGCATAAGTAAAGTAACTGCCTGCTTGGTTTCTATTGGCAATTTCTATGCCAATTGTTAGTAAATGTCCTGTGAGATGTTTGTAGAAATTTTAAATTCTAAGTATATAAATCTAAGGTCTTTCAAATAATGAATTGAGTTTTTTTACTTCATCAGAAAATAGAAGTACTTTAATATCTCCTTACTGTGTAGAAAACAAAATGACTAGGTCATTAAGAGGAAGGCAGTGTAGAATGTGAATGATCACATAAAGCCATAAATGACTGCTATATTGACCAAGAAACCCAACAGCAGCATCAGGGAAGGGAGGCTGATGTATAAATCTCGAGTAGGTCTTGAAACTTACAAAATAATCCATCAGCAGAAATTCTGATTTGTTTTCTTCAGAATAAATGGCTGTTTCCTCCATGAAGGTCTGAATATCCTTTTCAACATCAATGCTTTTGATGGCTTGGTCAATCTGGCTTTGACACTACAAGGCAAAATGCTgtgtaaatatattcatttaatttaaattcTTACACCAGAATCGTGAACCAAAACAATTCTTCTTTGGGGGCTTGATAAGTACATTATTCAACAGGCAAAATATTATTCTTTTCAATGTACTTATCAAGCCCCCCAAAATAGAATTGTAGGATTCTGGTTTAAGAACATTGAAGATAAGAATATTTTGCCTTTGAAATGAGGGAAACTGGGAAAGGTTTAAGATCACAAGATCAAAGTTACTCAATGTTACACTCTTCCAACCTATGTTAAAAACTATGGCAATTAATGCCATAAATAGCAGTGACTTTTATAGTAAGTGTCCATCACTCTTCCCATTATAAGACCCTAACACATCACTCACGGTGTTTAGTGTCTGTCCGAAAGTTAACACATGCTGGTTGTACCGATTAAGGATATGAGAAAGGAGTTGTATTCTTTCCTTTTCAAGATCTTGAATACTCTGAAACAtaatgcagaataaataaaggttCTTTAAGCACAAtggcaaatatatatttctagtgaGTTCGATTGAAGATTGCTCATTATGTTTTTCATTGCATGCTCAGAACATACATAGCTACCATTGGTAGAACTGGATTGGATGAGTCTCCTTTGGGGGCTCCATAGGCTAGTAGAATTTAGGATGTGATCTCTTACCTACAGTATGCCAATAATGACATTTCCTGCACCTCTGGTGATTGACATCGGCAAGTCAAGAATTGCACATTTGAGCtacagatgaagcgcaggttttcccaaaacttaactagttacaagataacacaggctatcctgttgtgttatctcgtgccatctccctgctgtgtcaggggaaaaaaagccttcttaggctgttattctgtttttagacagcaggtggtgcctggaaagtaatgttaacatgcacagtagggggtccattttgacaccagacttctccagccttatctttttctggaatgtgggaagtgctaagagtgattaagattatcccctggtaaaagcaaatagagcactagtctctcctgtgggtaattacacactgggctgtttctgggcaaatccagttggtacaacgtgTATCAggtgccagggccggatttctttctgaggcgccccgaggccacccctgtaggtgtccccctctgcgcatgtgcgaacgtgccccccgtgcgcatgcgcgaacgcggcctctccccagtgcgcatgcgcgaacgctcctttaaactcccatacggagcagtggggagaggtcccgactgctccgtatgccgcccctaaacttctgccgccttaggcccgggcctttgtggcctctccacaaatccgggcctgtcaggcgcataatcatatatttttaatactgtagtttggcatttttccctcctcttttcacattatgcaattttgttttcctcaatcatttaactattagagttcccaaatccctgcaaagaatgggcccagacaataaataagttcccttttctctgtaataataaaacagtacctgtacttgatgccaaataagatataattaccccttattgggggcagaacagccctattgggtttatttaatggataaatgattcccttttctctgtaataataaaacagtacctgtacttgatcccaactaagatataattaccccttattggggcagaacagccctattgggtttatttaatggataaatgattcccttttctctgtaataataaaacagtaccttgtacttgatcccaactaagatataattaccccttattgggggcagaacagccctattgggtttatttaatggataaatgattcccttttctctgtaataataaaacagtacctgtacttgatcccaactaagatataattaccccttattgggggcagaacagccctattgggtttatttcatgcttgaatgattcccttttctctgtaataataaaatagtacctgtattttatactggttttttttgtggttaggatggttttgagagagggccatttgtataactcagcctgcagccttgtactttatatgggcacagaacccctcagtgacttctaaaatccttatcaatCACCAtcatggggtggctaagtcagaaaaagctagtaggtttgtaaatatgctaaatgacaactttttatttcaggcggttcaagaacccactaggaatggacctggtgatttcctggtgattttggacctggtgatttctaataataatgaactcatctctaacatttgtgtgggtgagcatttggggaacagtgatcacaacatggtctcctttgagataatgctgcagagacagcgctataagggagtaactaatacgcttaattttagacgtgcagactttgccagtataagggcatctctgcaatgtgtcaactgggaaaggcttttcatggggttagacacagaaggaaaatggaacatctttaaaacattgctttgtaggtatacacaacagtatatcccccttgtaagcaaggagaggcatcgcaaagcaaaacctttatggctgaataaaagtgttattgtagaggttggtaagaaaaaatgtgcttttagggcattcaagttagctgggacagcggaaactttcatcaggtacaaggaagcaaataaagcatgcaaaaaagctatcaagcaagctaaaatagagatggaaagggatattgctgctaggagtaaaaagaatcctaaattattttttaattatgtgaatagtaaaaaaatgaagcaagaaggggtgggtactttattatcacagggggggtaagttggttgatgagaacggggaaaaagcagaaattttgaactcttatttttcatctgtctatacatctgaggagccagataatgaaggcttcccttgtaatatgcccagttctagtaatttagctattggtgcatgggtcactcgggaggaaattcaaaagagacttgaacatgtaaaggtaaacaaaggtccagggccagatgggattcatcccagggtattatatgagctgagcgctgtgattgccaagcctcttcacttaatttttcaggattcattgaggtctggcatggtgccgagagactggcggattgctaatgtggtgccgttatttaaaaagggatcccgttctcagcctgaaaactataggcctgttagtctgacatcagtagtaggaaaacttttggaaggggtaataagggatagggtacttgaatacattgcagttcacaatactattagtttgtgccagcatggttttatgcgtaacagatcttgccagactaatttagtcgccttttatgaggaggtgagcaggaaccttgatgctggaatggcagttgatgtcatctacttggactttgctaaagcgtttgatacagtacctcacagaaggttaatgatcaaattaaggaatattggcctagaacataatatttgtaattggatagagaactggctgaaggatagagtacaaagagtggtggtaaatggaacattttctaattggaccagtgtggttagtggagtaccgcaggggtcagtccttgggcctttgctttttaacttgtttattaatgacctggaggtgggcatagacagtactgtttctatttttgctgatgacactaaattgtgcaaaactataagttccatgcaggatgctgctgctttgcagagcgatttgacaaaattagataactgggcagcaaactggaaaatgaggttcaatgttgataagtgcaaagttatgcactttggtagaaataatataaacgcaaactatctactgaatggtagtgtgttgggggtttccttaatggagaaggatctaggggtttttgttgataacaagttgtctaattccaggcagtgtcattctgtggctactacagcaaataaagtgctgtcttgtataaaaaagggcattgactcaagggatgagaacataattttgcccctttataggtccctggtaaggcctcaccttgagtatgcggtgcagttttgggctccagtccttaagaaggatattaatgagctggagagagtgcagagactgcaactaaactggtaaaggggatggaagatttaaactatgaggttagactgtcgaggttggggttgttttctctggaaaagaggcgcttgcgaggggacatgattactctgtacaagtacattagaggggattataggcagttgggggatgttcttttttcccataaaaacaatcagcgcaccagaggtcacccctttagattagaggaacagagcttccatttgaagcagcgtaggtggtttttcacggtgagggcagtgaggttatggaatgcccttcctactgatgtggtaatggcagattctgttaatgcctttaagaggggcctggatgagttcttgatcaatcagaatatccaaggctattgtgatactaatatctacagttagtactagtggttgtatttatagtttatgtatgtgagtgtatagattggtaggtgtgggttgggtgtgctgggtttacttggatgggttgaacttgatggacactggtcttttttcaaccctatgtaactatgtaactatttacagtagggggtacattatcccttataatacatgagtgatgctcagagttccctgtataactcagcctgcagccttgtgcctttatatggtcacagatcccatcagtgacttctaaaatccttatcatttacagtagggggtacattatcccttataatacatgagtgatgctcagagttccctgtataactcagcctgcagccttgtgcctttatatggtcacagaacccatcagtgacttctaaaatccttatcatttacagtagggggtacattatcccttatcatacatgagtgatactcagagttccctgtataactcagcctgcagccttgtgcctttatatggtcacaaagcccctcagtgactgctaatatccttatcatttacagtagggggtacattatcccttataatatacgaggcctgcagctatgtacctttatcacagaatgcctccaatatcccttttaatacataagagattattacagccatgtttttcatttatagttattaaggttaaggccacaggcagtgacagcagctttggacaagtataaatgataaataaagcagacattatcaatagttaagaaatatatctttccacaacttgggacaacctatctgtactgaacccagtgagtttcttacgccctgtaggcaacactgacacccaacactgcacaacaccatacctcccaacatttaaaaattaaaaagagggacaaaagtatatgccgcgctaagtgatgcaatatttttgaccacgcccctctgaccacacccacattacaaaacacccccattttccatggttggaatggcagcatcagacagaccaagtgcactagtgttttaactcttttactgccaacgacgtatggcatacgtcgtggcagtaaaagggcttaaatgccaacgacgtgtcccatacgtcgttggcatttatgcgcagctctctgcagcggcggcatgtgccgccgctgcagagagcttctatccatgacagcccccctgggcaacgtgccaggggggctgtcatgagggtcctgcaagacgatcgctcgcaggaccctccaggaagcagcagacgcgatcgcattgcgtctcctgcttcctccttcccccctgccggccggcccactgaagaggaggcgatcgggtcttcaggacaggtaagaacttttttttttttttcatttaaacacacttacacacacacttacatacatttttacacacttacatacatttacac
The genomic region above belongs to Xenopus tropicalis strain Nigerian chromosome 9, UCB_Xtro_10.0, whole genome shotgun sequence and contains:
- the nostrin gene encoding nostrin isoform X2, whose product is MRTTAEVHKKLGTAIQQEAIKPTSQVLEEHEKKKKKLDNEVEKMTSSVLNNWKQQIKVKKKLMEHTKKHEALFHHVDNTNKQSLTEKEKQKLLNKLKKSVDTLTKTDEDYYQDNISGQTVRLKWENVLENCYKSIQDLEKERIQLLSHILNRYNQHVLTFGQTLNTCQSQIDQAIKSIDVEKDIQTFMEETAIYSEENKSEFLLMDYFEEDSSVIMDKERRIASINMKLERLQGDIDKAQKDKDGLEKMLKAYVDNPAFSDVKNEENTIILLEETNLKIHLLEANHFKLLSTLAELEGRSLSPHPCSERISKWKEKGSQHSSVYISRAINTRKLKRLESQRISNRSRDRMSHSVSFDDSKESDTTDYPNKPPRGLSRRVKDLHEENTPNNETNEHRRISCTVLYPYKPQRQDELGLQKGDLLEIHHKDDDGWWYGSLNGKKGYFPSTYVQEQMADQSSHA